The Bacteroidales bacterium genome includes a window with the following:
- the cydB gene encoding cytochrome d ubiquinol oxidase subunit II, whose translation MFETLDYSILQHYWYAIIALLGALLIFLLFVQGGQTLIYTIAKNELEKKMIVNALGRKWEFTFSTLVVFGGAFFASFPLFYSTSFGGAYWVWMIILFAFIIQAVSYEYRTKPDNFLGQKTYEIFLIINGVIATVFLGTAIATFFTGSPFHIDDLNRSFWDSPFRGLELALDFTRYATFVNLSFGLAVFFLSRVLANLYFMNSIDHEGILYRAKKSLFANAIPFLVFFLFFLINILVMDGYAVNPDTKEVFMEPYKYLHNLLQMPVVMIIFLLGVVLVIFGIIRAYFFTEKCAGRGIWASGIGTVLTAFGLLLVAGYNNTAYYPSFTDIQSSITIFNSSSSQYTLTTMSYVSLMVPIVLAYIFYTWRAMNKKKIDADEMNNDSHAY comes from the coding sequence ATGTTTGAAACATTAGATTATAGTATTTTACAACATTATTGGTATGCCATTATTGCTTTGTTAGGCGCGCTGCTAATATTCTTGTTATTTGTACAAGGCGGACAAACCTTGATTTATACCATTGCGAAAAACGAACTGGAGAAAAAGATGATTGTTAACGCTTTGGGCCGTAAATGGGAATTTACCTTTTCTACTTTAGTAGTTTTTGGAGGAGCATTCTTTGCTTCATTTCCTCTGTTTTACTCTACCAGTTTTGGAGGAGCATATTGGGTTTGGATGATTATTCTATTTGCATTTATTATACAGGCTGTTTCCTACGAATACCGAACAAAACCAGATAACTTCCTAGGTCAGAAAACATACGAAATATTTTTGATTATCAATGGAGTTATTGCAACCGTATTTTTAGGAACTGCTATTGCTACATTTTTCACAGGCTCTCCTTTCCATATTGACGATTTAAATCGTTCATTTTGGGATTCACCATTTCGTGGTTTAGAACTGGCTTTAGATTTTACGAGATATGCAACATTTGTAAATTTATCTTTTGGACTTGCTGTGTTTTTCTTATCTCGAGTATTAGCTAATCTTTACTTTATGAATTCAATAGATCATGAAGGGATTTTATATAGAGCTAAAAAATCTTTATTTGCAAATGCAATACCATTTTTAGTTTTCTTCTTATTCTTCTTGATAAATATTTTAGTAATGGACGGCTACGCTGTTAATCCGGATACTAAAGAAGTATTTATGGAGCCTTATAAATACCTGCACAACCTATTACAAATGCCCGTAGTAATGATTATTTTCCTACTTGGTGTTGTATTAGTAATATTTGGAATTATAAGAGCCTATTTCTTTACTGAAAAATGTGCTGGCAGAGGAATATGGGCATCGGGTATTGGTACAGTATTAACCGCTTTTGGTTTATTACTTGTTGCCGGATATAACAATACTGCTTACTATCCTTCATTTACCGACATACAATCATCCATTACTATTTTCAATAGCTCATCAAGCCAATACACTTTAACAACTATGAGCTATGTCTCATTAATGGTTCCAATTGTATTAGCATATATTTTCTATACTTGGAGAGCAATGAATAAGAAAAAAATAGATGCAGATGAAATGAATAACGATTCACACGCATATTAA
- a CDS encoding ribonuclease Z: MNQFSVTILGSSSAIPTSARFSSAQIVSHLSKLFLIDCGEGTQIQIRRNQIRFSKINHIFISHMHGDHFFGLIGLISSFNLLGRENDLHIYAPEDIKKVLDLQLSVSQSNLNYKIQYHFLEFDTKHLIFEDKHLEIYSFPLNHSVPTCGFLFAEKPHARKIRKEVLKIYDIPNHAFEGIKQGNDFVNDNGEVVSNNLLTKPGSARKSYAYCSDTAYYEAITDYIQDVDLLYHECSFMEDMRKTAEAKKHSTTLDAARAANNVNAKKLIIGHFSARYKDLNPVLIETQSVFENTVLAIENLKIDI; the protein is encoded by the coding sequence ATGAATCAATTTTCGGTTACTATATTAGGTAGCAGTTCTGCTATTCCTACTTCGGCTCGTTTCTCAAGTGCTCAAATAGTTTCACATCTTTCTAAACTATTCCTGATTGATTGTGGAGAGGGAACACAAATACAAATCAGAAGAAATCAGATTCGTTTTTCCAAAATAAATCATATTTTTATTAGCCATATGCATGGCGATCATTTCTTTGGATTGATAGGCTTGATATCAAGTTTTAATCTTTTAGGAAGAGAAAATGATTTACATATTTATGCTCCGGAAGATATTAAAAAGGTATTGGACTTGCAGTTATCGGTGTCGCAATCAAATCTTAATTATAAAATTCAGTATCATTTTTTAGAATTTGACACCAAGCATCTTATTTTTGAAGATAAGCATCTTGAAATATATTCTTTCCCTTTAAATCATAGTGTTCCTACTTGTGGTTTTCTTTTTGCTGAAAAACCACATGCGCGTAAAATTAGAAAGGAAGTTCTTAAAATATATGATATTCCCAATCATGCTTTTGAAGGAATTAAACAGGGAAATGATTTTGTAAATGATAATGGGGAGGTTGTAAGTAATAATTTGTTAACAAAACCGGGATCTGCCCGAAAATCTTATGCTTATTGTTCAGATACAGCTTATTACGAGGCGATTACAGATTATATTCAAGATGTAGACTTATTATATCATGAATGTAGTTTTATGGAAGATATGAGAAAAACTGCTGAAGCTAAAAAACATTCAACTACATTAGATGCAGCACGAGCTGCTAATAATGTTAATGCTAAGAAACTAATTATCGGACATTTCTCGGCTCGTTATAAGGATTTAAATCCCGTTCTTATAGAAACACAGAGTGTTTTTGAGAATACTGTTTTGGCTATCGAAAATCTTAAGATTGATATTTAA
- a CDS encoding nucleoside kinase — MSRKNVNIYCENTNTEKSYPFGTTLQDIINDQKIDIGYPILGAMVNNSLKELDYLVYKPKTVRFIDYRHPDGKRMYLRSLSLVLFKAAIDLYPDKRLKIEHAVSNGLYCELGDITDDDFHADMVNSIRIKMQEIINQDIPFTREEIRTEYALRIFEEFGLNDKCTLMRTRKQFYSSVYKLDNVVNYFYGYLLPSSGYLQNFDLVKYYEGMLLVAPKEEDPNKLPKIIIQNKLFEIFREFKDWVEIIGVPNVGQLNLSTQNGKISDIIKISEALQEKKLACIADMIDKRKEDIKVVLISGPSSSGKTTFAKRLSVQLSVIGFKPIVLSMDNYFVDRAHTPRDKNGDYDFESPQALDVELFNENMLDLFDGKEVDLPKFSFANGQRSYDGSKLKLDKNSIILVEGIHGLNPIISEKIPKHRKFKVYVSALTPLSIDSSNRIPTTDNRLIRRMVRDYSYRGYSALETLQRWPSVRAGEDKYIFPHQEEADVMFNTALLFELGVLKKWVEPLLKEVPPIVPEYSEARRLLKFLSYILPIAEKEIPPTSILREFLDGSSFDYS, encoded by the coding sequence ATGAGTAGAAAGAATGTTAATATATATTGTGAGAATACGAATACCGAAAAGAGCTATCCGTTTGGAACTACTTTACAAGATATTATAAATGATCAGAAAATAGATATCGGATATCCTATTCTTGGAGCTATGGTAAATAATAGCTTAAAAGAATTAGATTATTTGGTGTATAAACCTAAAACTGTGCGCTTTATTGATTATCGCCACCCCGATGGTAAACGTATGTATTTAAGGTCTTTATCTTTGGTATTATTTAAAGCAGCAATAGATTTATATCCTGATAAAAGGCTAAAAATAGAACATGCTGTTTCTAATGGTTTGTATTGCGAGTTGGGTGATATTACTGATGACGATTTTCATGCGGATATGGTTAATAGCATACGTATTAAAATGCAAGAAATTATTAATCAAGATATTCCATTTACACGAGAGGAAATACGTACAGAATATGCTTTAAGAATATTTGAAGAGTTTGGTTTAAATGATAAGTGTACTTTAATGCGTACACGTAAGCAATTTTATAGTTCGGTATATAAGTTAGATAATGTAGTTAATTATTTTTACGGTTATCTTCTCCCGTCAAGCGGATATTTACAAAATTTTGATTTAGTAAAATATTACGAAGGTATGTTGCTGGTAGCTCCAAAGGAAGAAGATCCAAATAAATTGCCGAAAATTATTATTCAAAATAAATTATTTGAAATATTTAGAGAGTTTAAAGATTGGGTAGAGATTATAGGTGTTCCAAATGTCGGTCAGCTTAATCTTTCAACACAGAATGGAAAGATCAGTGATATTATTAAAATCTCTGAAGCATTGCAAGAGAAGAAGCTTGCTTGCATTGCCGATATGATTGATAAAAGAAAAGAAGATATTAAGGTTGTTCTTATTTCCGGTCCTTCTTCTTCAGGAAAAACCACTTTTGCAAAGCGTTTATCTGTTCAATTAAGTGTTATTGGCTTTAAACCTATCGTGCTTTCAATGGATAATTATTTTGTAGATCGTGCACACACTCCAAGAGATAAAAATGGCGATTATGATTTTGAGAGTCCGCAAGCTTTGGATGTCGAACTTTTTAATGAAAATATGTTGGATTTATTTGATGGAAAAGAAGTTGATTTGCCGAAATTTTCTTTTGCTAATGGGCAAAGATCATACGATGGATCGAAATTAAAATTAGATAAAAACAGTATTATTTTAGTTGAGGGGATACATGGATTAAATCCAATTATTTCCGAGAAAATTCCAAAACACAGAAAATTTAAGGTGTATGTATCAGCATTAACGCCTCTGAGTATCGATTCGTCGAATCGTATTCCAACTACAGATAACCGTTTGATTAGGCGTATGGTACGTGATTATTCTTATAGAGGATATTCTGCTTTAGAAACTTTGCAAAGATGGCCAAGTGTTAGGGCAGGAGAGGATAAGTATATTTTCCCTCATCAAGAAGAAGCTGATGTAATGTTTAATACTGCCTTGTTGTTTGAGTTAGGAGTATTAAAAAAGTGGGTTGAACCTTTATTGAAAGAAGTTCCTCCTATTGTTCCTGAATATTCTGAAGCTCGACGGTTATTAAAGTTTCTTTCTTATATTTTACCAATAGCAGAAAAAGAAATTCCACCTACTTCTATTTTACGTGAGTTTTTAGATGGTAGCAGTTTTGATTATTCATAG